The proteins below come from a single Streptomyces sp. NBC_01298 genomic window:
- a CDS encoding relaxase/mobilization nuclease domain-containing protein, with protein sequence MIANITKGRKAVGALVYDFGPGRRDEHINPRIVAGNVTGTPLQVARAIDHTARQRPEIKAPIWRTSLSLPDEDGILPDGQWADIATAFVADMGFDGAPWVAVRHGDDHIHLTVSRVDWSGQLLTDRFDYRRARQAADRLEEEHGLVRAADRFRAEGPQVRNNELEAAHRRGRGLDGPPPEREELRRIVREVRDASRGLGREAFESGLEDAGVSFRANVASTGRMNGYSFTLAGWVDGSDEPVWVAASKVARDLRWADLGPVLGDGPAATPRIPDPRIEFAVAPAAAPAPSTGLQNGPTCEELAAAAERGAEILRQGQAERGIVPVPQQEQPAVARSTDPAAALLAHYRAKAAGQPLPAEPVPAVPAPIPAWTDKTRRPHGRMSNDGLAAAIKKREGQLITLARGKAQAKEEIRTGDAIVTGQVTGPNVQELHQRLARLEKAEPHITAFRDAIRTAKAAEKAANEARGVWREANGRKDMSRWALWKMDTSRSQEETRAKGASETIHENVDVAAQSRTAASKAFETARKETGVPDPAGELTLLREGWTKFVGDAHDRDQVHGKAQRYNGRSSAERIDVSIAKVEKRVEELRQEQTLRKTMPKGQRENEGKARSAAARAALPKAARKAGTGKRYGAAYEQPAHLRQPPKAPGPRAPGL encoded by the coding sequence GTGATCGCCAACATCACCAAGGGCCGCAAGGCGGTCGGCGCGCTGGTCTACGACTTCGGCCCCGGCCGGAGGGACGAGCACATCAACCCGCGGATCGTCGCGGGCAACGTCACCGGCACCCCGCTCCAGGTCGCGAGGGCGATCGACCACACCGCCCGCCAGCGCCCCGAGATCAAGGCCCCGATCTGGCGGACGTCGCTGTCCCTGCCGGACGAGGACGGGATCCTGCCCGATGGCCAGTGGGCGGACATCGCCACGGCCTTCGTCGCCGACATGGGGTTCGACGGCGCCCCGTGGGTCGCCGTACGCCACGGCGACGACCACATCCACCTCACGGTGTCCCGCGTCGACTGGTCCGGGCAGCTGCTCACCGACCGGTTCGACTACCGCCGCGCCCGGCAGGCCGCCGACCGCCTGGAGGAGGAGCACGGCCTGGTCCGCGCCGCCGACCGGTTCCGTGCCGAGGGGCCGCAGGTCCGCAACAACGAGCTGGAGGCCGCCCACCGGCGCGGCCGAGGCCTGGACGGCCCGCCGCCCGAGCGCGAGGAGCTCCGCCGGATCGTGCGCGAGGTCCGCGACGCCAGCCGCGGCCTCGGCCGTGAAGCCTTCGAGTCCGGACTCGAGGACGCCGGGGTGTCCTTCCGCGCGAACGTCGCCTCGACCGGCCGCATGAATGGGTACTCCTTCACCCTGGCCGGGTGGGTCGACGGCTCAGACGAGCCGGTGTGGGTCGCCGCCTCGAAGGTCGCCCGCGATCTGCGGTGGGCCGACCTGGGCCCGGTCCTCGGCGACGGACCCGCCGCCACGCCCCGGATCCCCGACCCCCGCATCGAGTTCGCGGTCGCGCCCGCCGCCGCCCCCGCGCCGTCGACCGGCCTGCAGAACGGTCCGACGTGCGAGGAGCTCGCCGCGGCCGCCGAGCGCGGCGCCGAGATCCTGCGCCAGGGCCAGGCCGAGCGCGGCATCGTCCCCGTGCCGCAGCAGGAGCAGCCGGCGGTCGCTCGGTCCACCGACCCGGCCGCGGCCCTCCTCGCGCACTACCGGGCCAAGGCCGCCGGGCAGCCGCTTCCCGCCGAACCGGTCCCCGCCGTGCCCGCGCCGATCCCGGCCTGGACGGACAAGACGCGCCGGCCCCACGGGCGGATGAGCAACGACGGCCTGGCCGCCGCCATCAAGAAGAGGGAGGGGCAGCTCATCACCCTGGCCCGGGGCAAGGCCCAGGCGAAGGAGGAGATCCGTACAGGCGACGCCATCGTCACCGGGCAGGTCACCGGCCCGAACGTCCAGGAGCTCCACCAGCGCCTGGCCCGCCTGGAGAAGGCCGAGCCGCACATCACCGCGTTCCGGGACGCGATCCGTACGGCGAAAGCCGCAGAGAAGGCCGCCAACGAGGCCCGCGGCGTGTGGCGGGAGGCCAACGGGCGCAAGGACATGAGCCGGTGGGCGCTCTGGAAGATGGACACCAGCCGCAGCCAGGAAGAGACCCGGGCCAAGGGCGCGTCCGAGACGATCCACGAGAACGTGGACGTCGCCGCCCAGTCCCGCACCGCGGCGTCCAAGGCGTTCGAGACCGCGCGCAAGGAGACCGGCGTGCCCGATCCCGCCGGGGAGCTCACCCTGCTCCGCGAGGGCTGGACCAAGTTCGTCGGCGACGCCCACGACCGCGACCAGGTCCACGGCAAGGCCCAGCGGTACAACGGCCGCAGCAGCGCCGAGCGCATCGATGTCTCGATCGCCAAGGTGGAGAAGCGGGTCGAGGAGCTCCGCCAGGAGCAGACCCTGCGCAAGACGATGCCCAAGGGCCAGCGCGAGAACGAGGGCAAGGCCCGGTCCGCCGCCGCCCGCGCCGCGCTCCCCAAGGCCGCCCGGAAGGCCGGCACCGGCAAACGGTACGGAGCGGCGTACGAGCAGCCCGCCCACCTGCGCCAGCCGCCCAAGGCACCCGGGCCCAGGGCCCCAGGGCTGTGA